The sequence GCATCCCCTTCGGCGTCTTCCCGAACAGGACGCCCGTCCGCAGGACCGGCTTCCCGTCGAGGTAGAGATCGCCCTGTGCGCGCAGGTCCTTGATCATGTCCCAGTGGACCGCCGAGTCGTTCTTCCCCCCCGATTCGGGATACGAGCGGCCGACCGCCAGGTGGATCGTTCCCCCCATCTTCTCGTCGAGCAGGATGTCGCGGGTGAAGGAGGTCACCCCGGCGTTCGCCCCGATGCCGAACTCGCCCAGCACGGACGCGCCCCGGTCGGCGGCGAGCATCTCCTTCAGGTACCCCTCGTTCTTCTCCGCCGAAGCCTCCACCACCCGCCCCTTGCGGAACGCCAGGCGGATCCCCGCCACCTCGCGCCCGCCGGCGATCGCGGGGAACTCGAAGAAGATCTTCCCCTCCGTGGAGGTCTCGACCGGCGCGGTGAAGATCTCGCCGTCGGGCAGGTTGAATTCCCCGGCGCACGGGATCGCGGTGCGCCCCTTGATCGAGAAGGAAAGGTCGGTCTCCTTCCCCACGATCCGCACCCGGTCGGCCTTCTCGAGCACCTTCTTCGCACGGGCGAACATCCGGGACATCGCCGCCCAGTCCTGCTCCACGGCCCGGTAATACAGTTTCTCGTACTCGGGCAGGGACCGGTCCGTCTCCTGCGCGAGGGATTCCGTCGGGAAGTTCGTCAGGACCCACCGGACGCGGCGCAGCAGCACCTCGGAGATCGGCTTCGTCGCCTTGCGCCGGTCCGCCATCTTCCGCGGGGGGATGTGGGAGAGGCGCCGAGTGTTGCCGGGGGCGAGGATGATGATGTCGGCGTCGATCATCTTCGCCTCGCGCATCTTCGTTGGCGGCATGTGGGCGATCTGCTCCGCGGACGCCTCTTCGTAGAAGATCGCGTTCGCCTCCTCGAACCCTACGTTCAGGAGCGGGTGCGCCCCCGCCCGCAGCACCTCCCGGTAGACCTCCAGTGCGAGGGGACGACCGAGCTCGCCCGTGGAGATCCGGACGATCTCCCCTTTTTTCGCCTTCACCGAATGACGGACCAGCGTTTCCGCCAGCCGCTTCACCTGCCGTTCAGAGCCCATGGGATCTCCCTTTCCGTTTGTGTTACTCGCCGCGCTTGACTGCCTCGATCGCCGCCATCTTCCGGCGGGCCTCCTCGACCTTCTTCCGGGCGCGCTCGAGAATCTCCGGGTCGGCCGACTCCAGGTTGAAGGCGAAGCAGGTGTCCGACAGCACCGGGGACTGGATCCCGAGCTGGCGGTTCTCCTCCATCTCGAGATTGAGCACCCCGTCCCACTTCTGGCCGAGGATGCTGTAGCTCCCCACGAAAATGGATCGGAACGTGGACTCGATCATCTCGTAGATGTGCGTGCAGCTCATGTTCCGCGGGATCCGCTCCTTCACCTTCCTGATCCCTCCCCGCTCCAGAACGGAGATCCCCTTGAGCGACGAGAGCATCTCGAGCGGCTTCGTCTCGCAGCACGGTTGGGGGATCCGATCCATCTTTCCCGCGATCTCCTCGATGCAATAGGAATCCGAGAGGAGGATCGCAAGGTTCATATCGTGGAAATCGTCGTGAAGGCGCGTGATCGTCAACAGGCGGCCGTCCTCGAGCTTGTACATCTCGCACTTGAGGATCCGCCCGAAACTCTGCTTGTGGTGCTTCGCCAGTTTCTTGATCGCCTGGAAATCCATCGCGTCTCCCCTTCTGCTGCGCCGCCGTAGGAGGGCGGGGCTCCGTTCGTGGCTCGCCGTGCGATGAACCTGCACGGCTGCGCTTTACCTCACTGCGCCCCCCCTCCTACGGCGTCTCCGCCGGATCCTCCCGTCGCGTGCGCCTTCCGTATTCATGGCGGGGGGCACTACGCGATGAGATTGCGCAGCATCGCGAGGTTGCGCAGGTCCATCGTGAACTCGTCGTCCTCGCCCTTCGGCGTCTCGAGGATCATCGGCAGCTCCGAGAACCCTTTGTGGTTCAGGATCCGGCGAAATGCGGAGACGTCGATCCGCCCCTCGCCGATGTGCTCGTGCCGGTCGACGCGGCTGCCCATGGCCGTCTTCGATCCGTTCAGGTGCCACATCCGGACCAGGGGGAGGATCTTTTTCCCCTTCATCTCCGTGAGGAGGGCGTCCCACCCCGCCGCCGTCCCGATGTCGTAGCCGGATTCGAACAGGTGGGCGCTGTCGAGGCACACCGCGACGTCCGCCGGATTCCCGGCGGCATCGAGCAACTCCCGAAGTTGCGCCATCGTCCGGCCGATCGAGTTTCCCTGCCCGGCCGTATTTTCGAGGAGCAGCGTCACCCCCTTCGGGAACTTCCCGAACGAACGGATCGCCGCCGCGATGCGGGAGACCCCCTCCTCGACCGGGTCGTCGCCGCACGAGCCGGGATGCATGACGAGATACGGCACGCCGAGCATGGCCGCGCGGGACGCCTCGTCCTCGAGCGCATAGAGGGAACGGGTGCGGACGTCCTCTTTCGCGGAGCCGAGGTTGATGAGATAGGCGCAGTGGATGGCGGCGACGCGGACGCCTGTGCGATCGCTCTCGTCACGCAACGCCCTCGCGTCCTCCTCCTCGAGGGCTTTCCCCATCCAGCGGGTATTCTGCTTGGAGAAGATCTGGACGACGTCGGCGCCGATCCGCTTGCCGCGCTCCGGCGCCGTGTGGACCCCTCCCGCGACGGAGACGTGCGCCCCGAGCGGGGGCCCTTTCCCGCTCACGATTTCTTCCGCACCAGCCGGTGGCACTGGCGGCAGTTTTTCTTCCGCAGCGGATGGTTCTCCGGCATCAACGGACCTTTCATCCCTTCCACGGAAACCGACTTCTCTCCGCCGTGACAGGAAAGGCACACCGCGTCGGCCTCCGCCGTGTCCTCGATCGTCGCGACGGCCAGGTGCGCTTCGGTTCGGGGGATGAATCGTTCCTTCCCCGTCATGGAGAGGACGGAGAGCAGGCCGACGACCGCGACCACGACGAGCAGAAACTGAAAGTCCCTCGCCTGGAGATCGCGCATCGCGTCAGCCCCGCGCCTTCTTCACGCGGAGGACGCACTCGTCCTTGCCTTCTCCTCGGGTTCCCTCGAAGCAGAGCGCACAGCGCAACGCCCCTTCCCACGTCCCGAAGTCGACGGAGTGGGCGACGTGGCAGAGCGTCTCCACGTCCTTGTCCGGCAGCCCCATCGCCCGCCATTCGTCGACCAGGGGGCACTTCGACATCGCGAGCACCGCCTCGTCGGGGGTGAGCGACACGACCCGCGGGGCGAACTGGTGCTGCTTCACCGGATCCGGGGACGCGAACTCCCGGGCGGCCTGCGCGAGGTCGCCGGAGCGCGCCTTCTCGGAGTAGTTGCGCGTCGATTTCTCCCTGCCGTAGCTGTAGATCGCCTCGCTCATCAGGTCGACCGCCTCCCGCTCCCCGAGCCGCTTGCGCAGCACGAGGAACAGGTGCGCGTAGACCGCCGCGCGCTGGCGGGTCGCCTGCGCCACCTTTTCGCCGACTTCCGACATGGGACCCCCTTGATGATGCATCACCGTTCGAACATCAGCCTTTGATTGTACAGCGACACAGGCCACAGAGGGAACTTTGGAGCGTATGGTACGGCAGGGAAAAGTCACTGTGAGGTGCAGGCGCTTTCGAGGGACATTCCTGGAGGTTGTCGGTACTGCGGTTGGAGGAGTGTCCCTCGCCCACAACTCACATTCCAGCATCACAAGCCGGGAGTGGATGCCCCCCGTCAGAAACCCTGCGGGGAGCATTCCACTCCTTGTACTTACCGGGCGGCCGCCTTTTTCCCGCCGCTTCGCTCGGCGGGGAGGAACGGTTCGTCGGGCAGCGCCGCGATCTTGCGGTACTCGTCGCGGACGTACTCCTTGAACCGCCGGACGGCGAGCTTCGCGGCGGGGTCCTCGACGTTCCCCGCCGCGGCCGCGGCGCCGTCGGCCGAGGAGCGCAGCAGCTCGTAGTAGCGGACCCCCCCGGCGGTGGCGTAGGAGCGGGAGGGAACGAGCACGGTCGGCGCGTCCCCCTTCTTCGACCGCCAGACGGAGCACCCCACCAGCTTCAGCCCGGCGAGGAGCCCCTCCTCGAAGTGGATCTCGACGTCGGCCAGTTTCGACGCCGGCGTCCCCCCGTGGTTCAGAACGTAGTGCACCCGCATGGTCCTGCCCTCCTTTGCGCGTTGATGCGCGAGGGGAGTTCAAGCCCCGTGCCGGGGAAGGATCAGACCATCATCTGATAGGGGTCGACGTCGGCCTCGAGGCGGACGCCGAGTTTGCGAACCTGCTCGCGCAGCGGGCGCAGGAGGGGCGGGAACACGTCCCCGACGGGGAAATCGGGGGGCATCACCAGCAGGATCTGGTAGTGGAAGCGGCGCTTGACGCGGGCGATGGGCGAGGGGGCGGGGCCCAGGAGGCGAACTCCGTGGGCGGATAGCGGACCGGAAAGCGCACCGGCCACCCGATCGGCCGCCTCGCGCGCGGCGTCCTGCTTCGCTCCCGACAGGCGAAGCAGCAGCATCCGGCCGAAGGGGGGGTACCCCATCGCCTCCCGCGCGGCGAGCTCCTCCTCCATGAATCCGGCGTAATCGTTCTCCGCCGCCTTGCGGATCGCCGGGCTCTCCGGCGCCATCGTCTGGAAGAGGACCTTGCCGGGGCGGTCGCCGCGGCCCGAACGTCCGGCCACCTGGGTCAGGATCTGGAAAGTGCGCTCCGACGCACGGAAGTCGGGGAACGACAGGGAGAGGTCGGCCAGCAGCACCCCGACGAAGGTGACCTCGGGGAAGTCGTGCCCCTTGGCGATCATCTGCGTCCCGACCAGGATGTCCACCTCCCCCCGCTGCATCCCGGAGAGGACCTCGGCGTACGCGCCGCGTTTCCGCGTCACGTCCGAGTCGAGCCGCGCGACCCGCGCCTCCTTCCACCGCTTCGAGACCCAGGAGAGGAGCCGCTCGGTACCGATCCCCACCTGGGCCAGCTTGTGCCCGCCGCACTTCGCGCACGTTTCCGGCTCCTTGCGCATCCCGTTGCAGTAGTGGCACAGGAGCGCCTCGTGCTCCCGGTGGTATGTCAGCGCCACCTGGCAATTCGGACACTGCACCGTGGTCCCGCACTCGAGACACGTGAGGGCGGCGGCGAACCCGCGCCGGTTGAGGAAGAGCATCGCCTTCTCTCCACGCGCAAGCGTTTCGTCGATCGCCGCCTCGAGGTCGGGGGAGAAGTATCGGTCGGCGCCCCGCCGCCCGGTGCGTCCCTTGAGATCGACCACGGAGATTTCCGGCATGCCGATCCTGCCGATCCGTTCCGGGAGGGGAAGCAGCGTCGCGGCGCCGGACCGCACCCGGTGAAACGACTCGGCGGAAGGAGTGGCGGAGCCCAGCAGGACGACGGCGTCCTCCATGCGGCCCCGCAGCAGGGCGAGGTCCCGCGCCTGGTAGCGCACGCCGTCCTCCTGCTTGTACGCCGCGTCGTGCTCCTCGTCCACGACGATCAGTCCCACGGACGGGAAAGGGGAGAAGACGGCGGAGCGCGCCCCCACGCAGAGGAAGACCTCGCCGTCGCGGATCTTTCTCCACTGGGAGGATCGCTCCGCCGGCGTGAGCCCGCTGTGGAGCACCGCGACGCCGTCGCGGAACCGGGAGCGGACCCTGCCGAGCAGCTGGGGGGTGAGGGCGATCTCGGGGACGAGGTAGATCGCCTGGCGGCCCGTGGCGCGCACCTGCTCGACCGCGCGCAGGTACACCTCGGTCTTCCCGGATCCGGTCACGCCGTGCAGCAGGAAGGCGGCGTGCCGGCCCGAGGCGACGGCGACCCCGATCCTCGCCAGCGCGGCTTCCTGGCCGGGCGTGGGAGACAGAACTCCCGCCAGGTCGGGGAGGGACGCGACGTGGAGGCTCACCCGCCGGGGCCGCAACGTAGCGAGCAGGAATCCTTTCGCGGCAAGACGCTTCGCCGCCTCCGCCCCGCCCGCAACCCGCGACGAAAGATCGGACGAGGACAGCCCCCCGGCCTCGCGGACCGCTTCGTACGAGAGGCGCTGCTTCGGAGTCATCGG is a genomic window of Deltaproteobacteria bacterium CG2_30_66_27 containing:
- a CDS encoding primosomal protein N', which gives rise to MTFSLSAPLFVEVAVPLPIDHPFTYRVPSGEEHRAQVGVRVLVPFGGRKMTGLVTAITDASALGGRDAKDLLAILDETPYVSERHLAFLSAAARGCLAPLGETLRAALPRGLPRKEAPAGPRMEAFYRPSPFPPDGPMTPKQRLSYEAVREAGGLSSSDLSSRVAGGAEAAKRLAAKGFLLATLRPRRVSLHVASLPDLAGVLSPTPGQEAALARIGVAVASGRHAAFLLHGVTGSGKTEVYLRAVEQVRATGRQAIYLVPEIALTPQLLGRVRSRFRDGVAVLHSGLTPAERSSQWRKIRDGEVFLCVGARSAVFSPFPSVGLIVVDEEHDAAYKQEDGVRYQARDLALLRGRMEDAVVLLGSATPSAESFHRVRSGAATLLPLPERIGRIGMPEISVVDLKGRTGRRGADRYFSPDLEAAIDETLARGEKAMLFLNRRGFAAALTCLECGTTVQCPNCQVALTYHREHEALLCHYCNGMRKEPETCAKCGGHKLAQVGIGTERLLSWVSKRWKEARVARLDSDVTRKRGAYAEVLSGMQRGEVDILVGTQMIAKGHDFPEVTFVGVLLADLSLSFPDFRASERTFQILTQVAGRSGRGDRPGKVLFQTMAPESPAIRKAAENDYAGFMEEELAAREAMGYPPFGRMLLLRLSGAKQDAAREAADRVAGALSGPLSAHGVRLLGPAPSPIARVKRRFHYQILLVMPPDFPVGDVFPPLLRPLREQVRKLGVRLEADVDPYQMMV